A genomic segment from Pistricoccus aurantiacus encodes:
- the dapF gene encoding diaminopimelate epimerase: protein MLLHFTKMHGLGNDFMVVDLITQRLRLRDDQVRILADRHEGIGFDQLLIVEPPTDPDMDFRYRIFNADGSEVENCGNGARCFARFVLDQRLTHKREIHVETAGGPLILKVENDGRVRVDMGVPRFEPGALPFEANRDRPSHDLIVDGETLEISVVSLGNPHAVLRIDTLGVETLDDAPVARLGPAIERHPRFPKRVNVGFMHIVSRREIRLRVFERGSGETRACGTGACAAVATGIRQGLLDASVQVHLPGGELTIDWAGGESHLFMTGPATRVFDGRIVIS, encoded by the coding sequence ATGCTGCTGCACTTCACCAAGATGCATGGGCTGGGCAACGACTTCATGGTGGTGGACCTGATCACTCAGCGTTTACGGCTGCGTGACGACCAGGTACGCATCCTAGCGGATCGCCATGAAGGAATAGGCTTCGATCAGCTGCTGATCGTCGAACCGCCTACGGATCCGGACATGGATTTTCGCTATCGTATCTTCAACGCGGACGGCAGCGAGGTGGAGAACTGCGGCAACGGGGCGCGCTGCTTCGCCCGCTTCGTGCTGGATCAGCGCCTGACCCACAAGCGAGAGATTCATGTCGAAACTGCCGGTGGGCCGTTGATCCTGAAAGTGGAAAACGACGGTCGCGTGCGGGTAGACATGGGCGTGCCGCGCTTCGAGCCCGGCGCGTTGCCTTTCGAGGCAAACCGAGACCGGCCGAGCCATGACCTGATCGTCGACGGTGAAACCTTAGAGATCAGCGTAGTTTCTCTGGGTAATCCGCATGCGGTGCTGCGTATCGACACCCTGGGTGTGGAAACGCTGGACGACGCCCCGGTGGCTCGGCTAGGCCCGGCCATCGAGCGGCATCCGCGGTTTCCGAAGCGAGTCAACGTGGGATTCATGCATATCGTTTCCCGGCGGGAAATCCGCCTGCGGGTTTTCGAACGAGGCAGCGGCGAAACAAGAGCCTGCGGCACCGGCGCTTGCGCCGCCGTCGCGACGGGCATTCGCCAGGGACTGCTGGATGCGTCGGTGCAGGTTCACCTGCCCGGCGGCGAGCTGACCATCGACTGGGCCGGCGGCGAAAGCCATCTGTTCATGACCGGTCCAGCGACTCGCGTCTTCGACGGGCGTATCGTGATCAGCTAG
- the lysA gene encoding diaminopimelate decarboxylase, which produces MDHFNYRNGQLHAEDVPLAQVAERFGTPCYVYSRATLERHFHAFDQALGDHPHLICYAVKANSNLAVLNVLARLGAGFDIVSQGELERVIQAGGDPARVVFSGVAKQEGEMARALELDIKCFNVESRAELKRLNAVAGKLGKLAPVSLRVNPDVDARTHPYISTGLKDNKFGIAASEALDAYRQAASLEHLDVVGMDCHIGSQLTELSPFLDALDRLLLLIERLEAEGIKLDHLDLGGGLGVTYRDETPPAPADYAKALLERLADKRGAHKPLTLLFEPGRAIAANAGVLLTRVEFLKPGETRHFAIVDAAMNDLIRPALYQAWQAIIPVEQRSSQETQRYDVVGPVCETGDFLGKGRELAIAPGDLLAIRSAGAYGFVMASNYNSRPRAAEVMVDGGEAYLVRAREAFSLLWAGEALLPESAGASHGEDS; this is translated from the coding sequence ATGGATCATTTCAACTATCGCAACGGCCAACTGCATGCGGAAGACGTACCGCTCGCCCAGGTCGCCGAGCGCTTCGGCACGCCCTGCTATGTCTATTCTCGGGCCACTCTGGAGCGGCATTTCCATGCCTTCGATCAGGCGCTGGGAGATCATCCCCACCTGATCTGCTACGCGGTCAAGGCCAACTCCAACCTGGCGGTGCTCAACGTGCTGGCTCGCCTGGGGGCGGGTTTCGATATTGTGTCCCAAGGCGAGCTGGAGCGCGTCATTCAAGCTGGTGGCGATCCTGCCAGGGTGGTGTTTTCCGGGGTCGCCAAGCAAGAAGGCGAAATGGCCCGCGCCCTGGAACTGGACATCAAGTGCTTCAACGTGGAGTCTCGAGCGGAGCTCAAACGCCTGAACGCGGTAGCGGGCAAGCTTGGCAAGCTCGCCCCGGTGTCCCTGCGGGTCAATCCGGACGTGGATGCTCGCACCCACCCGTATATTTCCACCGGTCTCAAGGACAACAAGTTCGGCATCGCCGCCAGTGAAGCCTTGGACGCCTATCGCCAGGCCGCCAGTCTCGAACACCTCGATGTGGTCGGCATGGATTGTCATATCGGCTCCCAGTTGACGGAACTCTCGCCGTTTCTCGATGCCCTGGATCGGCTGCTGCTGCTGATCGAGCGCCTGGAGGCGGAAGGCATCAAGCTCGATCACCTGGACCTGGGCGGCGGGCTCGGGGTCACCTATCGGGACGAAACGCCGCCGGCCCCGGCGGATTACGCCAAGGCCCTGCTGGAACGTCTCGCCGATAAGCGTGGCGCGCACAAGCCGCTGACTCTGCTCTTCGAACCGGGCCGGGCAATCGCCGCCAACGCGGGGGTGCTGCTGACCCGCGTCGAATTCCTCAAGCCCGGGGAAACCCGGCATTTCGCCATCGTCGACGCGGCCATGAACGACTTGATTCGTCCAGCGCTTTATCAGGCCTGGCAGGCAATTATTCCGGTAGAACAGCGATCATCCCAGGAAACGCAGCGCTACGACGTGGTAGGCCCGGTATGCGAAACCGGAGATTTTCTCGGCAAGGGCCGGGAGCTCGCCATCGCGCCGGGAGATCTGCTGGCGATACGCTCCGCCGGTGCCTATGGCTTCGTCATGGCCTCGAACTACAACAGTCGGCCTCGCGCCGCGGAAGTCATGGTGGATGGTGGTGAGGCCTATCTGGTAAGAGCCCGGGAGGCATTCAGCTTGCTATGGGCCGGAGAAGCCCTGCTGCCCGAATCCGCCGGCGCGAGTCATGGCGAGGATAGCTGA
- the argH gene encoding argininosuccinate lyase: MTTPTNQSWGGRFSEPTDAFVERFTASVDFDNRLALNDIQGSIAHATMLAQVGVLTDEERDAILAGLKEIREEIQAGDFEWSVALEDVHMNIEARLTEKIGITGKKLHTGRSRNDQVATDIRLYLRDEIGVVDEELTRLRQGLIELAAREADTIMPGFTHLQTAQPVTFGHHLLAWQEMLARDQERLRDCRKRVNVLPLGAAALAGTTYPIDRHVTAELLGFERPAENSLDAVSDRDFAIEFTAFASLLLMHLSRMSEELVLWTSAQFDFIDLPDRFCTGSSIMPQKKNPDVPELVRGKTGRVYGHLMGLLTLMKSQPLAYNKDNQEDKEPLFDTLDTVKGCLKAFADMVPAIEAKADNMREAARKGFSTATDLADYLVRKGVAFRDAHEIVGQSVAFGLREKKDLSDMSLEELRQFSTAIDADVFEVLTLEGSVAARNHIGGTAPDQVRAAAQRARDALAALKPLGTLSPTTDEER; this comes from the coding sequence ATGACGACACCTACCAATCAATCCTGGGGCGGTCGCTTCAGCGAGCCCACCGATGCCTTCGTCGAGCGTTTCACCGCCTCCGTCGACTTCGATAATCGCCTGGCGCTTAACGATATTCAGGGCTCCATCGCTCACGCCACCATGCTAGCCCAGGTCGGCGTGCTGACGGATGAGGAACGCGATGCAATCCTCGCCGGCCTCAAGGAGATCCGCGAGGAAATTCAGGCCGGCGATTTCGAGTGGTCCGTGGCTCTCGAAGACGTGCACATGAACATCGAGGCTCGGCTGACGGAGAAGATCGGCATCACCGGCAAGAAGCTGCATACCGGACGCTCCCGCAACGATCAGGTAGCTACGGACATCCGCCTCTACCTGCGTGACGAGATTGGCGTGGTGGACGAAGAGCTGACGCGACTGCGCCAGGGCCTGATCGAACTGGCCGCCCGAGAAGCGGATACCATCATGCCCGGCTTCACCCACCTGCAGACCGCTCAGCCGGTGACCTTCGGCCATCACCTCCTGGCCTGGCAGGAAATGCTCGCCCGGGATCAGGAGCGTCTGCGGGACTGTCGCAAGCGAGTCAACGTGCTGCCCCTGGGCGCCGCGGCGCTGGCGGGCACCACCTACCCTATCGACCGTCACGTCACCGCGGAGCTGCTCGGCTTCGAGCGCCCGGCGGAAAATTCCCTGGATGCGGTGAGCGATCGGGACTTCGCCATCGAGTTCACCGCCTTCGCCAGCCTCCTCCTGATGCATCTGTCGCGCATGAGCGAGGAACTGGTGCTGTGGACCAGCGCTCAGTTCGACTTCATCGACCTACCGGATCGCTTCTGCACCGGCTCCTCGATCATGCCGCAAAAGAAGAATCCGGACGTGCCGGAACTGGTAAGAGGCAAGACCGGCCGGGTCTACGGCCACCTGATGGGGCTGCTGACGCTGATGAAGTCCCAGCCTCTGGCCTACAACAAGGACAACCAGGAAGACAAGGAGCCGCTGTTCGACACCCTGGACACGGTGAAGGGTTGCCTCAAGGCCTTCGCCGACATGGTGCCGGCCATCGAGGCCAAGGCGGACAACATGCGTGAAGCGGCCCGCAAGGGTTTCTCCACCGCCACGGACCTGGCGGACTATCTGGTGCGCAAGGGCGTGGCCTTCCGGGATGCCCACGAGATCGTCGGCCAGTCCGTGGCCTTCGGACTCCGCGAGAAAAAGGATCTGTCGGACATGTCCCTGGAGGAACTCCGGCAGTTTTCCACCGCCATCGACGCGGACGTGTTCGAAGTGCTGACCCTGGAAGGCTCCGTGGCGGCGCGCAATCATATCGGCGGCACCGCCCCGGATCAGGTGCGGGCCGCGGCTCAGCGTGCCCGGGATGCCCTGGCCGCGCTGAAACCGCTCGGCACTCTCTCGCCGACTACCGACGAGGAGCGCTGA
- the hemC gene encoding hydroxymethylbilane synthase, whose protein sequence is MKTLRIATRKSLLALWQAEHIRDLLTALHPTLEVELVAMSTRGDKILDTPLAKVGGKGLFVKELEEAMLDGRADIAVHSMKDVPMHFPEGLGLAVILAGAEPTDAFVSNRYTSLDELPLGARVGTSSLRRGLQVSEARPDLEVLSLRGSVQTRLSKLDAGNFEAILLATSGLRRLGLGERIAAELPPEICLPACGQGALGIECRQDNAALIDLLAPLDDPETSLRVRAERAMNTRLEGGCQVPIAGHALLEDAGRTLWLRGLVGNPDGSRVLRAEARGNADEPEALGIRVAEDLLEQGAGEILAQVYGER, encoded by the coding sequence ATCAAGACCCTACGTATCGCCACTCGCAAGAGTCTACTCGCCCTATGGCAAGCCGAGCATATTCGCGACTTGCTGACGGCCTTGCATCCGACGCTCGAGGTGGAGCTGGTCGCCATGTCCACCCGCGGGGACAAGATTCTCGACACGCCGCTGGCCAAGGTGGGCGGCAAGGGCCTGTTCGTCAAGGAGCTCGAAGAAGCGATGCTTGACGGCCGCGCGGATATCGCCGTGCACTCCATGAAAGATGTGCCGATGCATTTTCCCGAGGGGCTGGGGCTTGCGGTGATCCTGGCCGGGGCGGAACCCACGGATGCCTTTGTTTCCAATCGCTACACCAGCCTGGACGAGCTACCCTTGGGGGCGCGAGTCGGCACTTCGAGCCTGCGTCGCGGCCTGCAGGTCAGCGAGGCGCGTCCGGATCTCGAGGTGCTAAGCTTGAGAGGGAGCGTCCAGACACGGCTGAGCAAGCTCGACGCGGGCAATTTCGAGGCAATCCTGTTGGCGACTTCCGGGCTCAGACGTCTAGGGCTCGGCGAGCGTATCGCTGCGGAACTGCCGCCGGAAATCTGTCTGCCCGCCTGCGGTCAGGGCGCCCTGGGCATCGAGTGTCGGCAGGATAACGCTGCGCTCATCGATCTGCTGGCGCCTCTTGACGATCCTGAAACCTCCCTGCGAGTTCGCGCCGAGCGGGCCATGAACACGCGCCTGGAAGGCGGCTGTCAGGTTCCCATTGCGGGGCATGCGCTGCTCGAAGATGCGGGCCGTACCCTTTGGCTGCGCGGTCTGGTCGGCAATCCGGACGGCAGCCGGGTGCTGCGAGCCGAGGCTCGCGGAAATGCCGACGAGCCAGAAGCGCTGGGAATCCGGGTGGCGGAAGATCTGCTGGAGCAGGGCGCCGGTGAAATTCTCGCGCAGGTCTACGGCGAGCGCTGA
- a CDS encoding uroporphyrinogen-III synthase: MTERSNDSARPRVLITRPGERGLPLARAIAALGAEVEILEVMRQERLAETPQERAVWLNFDQFHKVVVVSPYAASCLVEAVEHYWPQLPLGIEFYAVGAATAEVLHHAWGVKTRIPPPELENTSEALLTLSALQRLDEQRILLVAGEGGRLLLGDTLAQRGARVERLALYRRVLMEPRGVPGECLVTGKYAALVVSSGEILEHLAGWCKKTALNQPLIVSSRRLATLAERLGFVDCHVADGATPAALAIAVARVCDLKGVDHDDLEKG, encoded by the coding sequence ATGACTGAGCGCAGCAACGATTCGGCGCGCCCCCGGGTGCTGATCACTCGCCCCGGCGAGCGAGGCCTGCCGCTTGCCCGGGCGATTGCCGCGCTGGGTGCCGAGGTCGAGATTCTCGAGGTCATGCGTCAGGAGCGTCTGGCGGAAACGCCGCAAGAGCGTGCCGTCTGGCTGAACTTCGATCAGTTTCACAAGGTGGTGGTGGTCAGTCCCTACGCGGCGAGCTGCTTGGTTGAAGCGGTAGAGCATTACTGGCCACAGTTGCCGCTGGGGATCGAGTTTTATGCGGTAGGCGCCGCCACCGCGGAAGTCTTGCATCACGCCTGGGGAGTAAAGACGCGTATCCCTCCTCCGGAACTGGAAAATACCAGCGAAGCGCTATTGACCCTAAGCGCCTTGCAGCGGCTTGACGAGCAGCGAATATTGCTGGTGGCCGGAGAAGGCGGCCGTCTGCTGCTGGGCGATACGTTGGCGCAGCGTGGCGCTCGGGTGGAGCGTCTGGCACTCTATCGACGAGTACTGATGGAGCCGCGAGGCGTACCCGGCGAATGCCTGGTAACAGGAAAATACGCGGCGCTGGTAGTCAGTAGCGGCGAAATTCTCGAACATCTGGCAGGATGGTGTAAAAAGACGGCGTTGAACCAACCGCTAATCGTCTCCAGTCGTCGGTTGGCTACACTGGCAGAACGACTTGGATTCGTCGACTGTCATGTCGCCGATGGAGCAACGCCTGCTGCTTTGGCTATCGCGGTAGCCAGAGTCTGCGACTTGAAAGGTGTCGATCATGATGATCTTGAAAAGGGCTAG
- a CDS encoding uroporphyrinogen-III C-methyltransferase: MSKQQHDQDEQRASSSDAGQSQPATENSVPRPAQAAHEKTRDESGKASSSKDSRPRSRGRRGGKPSHQDRSSQLEKTGSPLSGQSEAGLDRPGQDKSGQNKSAAADAISPSSPTAKDESKSTPAASAGAPAKTSASVPSSRPDTGKSSGDATAGASGKSSIGGAPPPSRNTVAQSGGSGGGKAGIIALVLVILLAIGVLLAGWWGWQQLNQRLSQQQQSLVDAADGTELAQRNADTLSSLQSQLDDMANQRQQALSDIRQGFEDYRGEVNDTLDKVLEELSKEQEPDEREWLHAEAAYLLRLANQRLELEGDVQGSAALLRTADKRLQEADNPALTAVRREISSELAALDSVPEIDRTGIYLALDAQQEQLAKLPLKQDIDQMPAPEAEEAPPTGSWKQQLSQFGNELKDLVTVRRHDEALEAMIAPDQEGYLRQNVRLKLEQAQLALLDENEELYEASIESAITLVNRYYATDKDAVSSALERLNELKDKAVRPELPDISGSQQALSRFIEKRFESQGNQGQASQAGQGDKP, from the coding sequence ATGAGCAAGCAACAACACGATCAGGACGAACAGCGGGCGTCATCTAGCGACGCCGGTCAATCACAACCGGCGACGGAAAACTCCGTGCCTCGGCCAGCCCAGGCAGCGCACGAAAAGACGCGGGACGAGTCAGGCAAGGCTAGCTCTAGCAAGGACTCTCGCCCTCGATCCCGAGGGCGCCGTGGCGGCAAGCCCAGCCATCAGGATCGCTCCAGTCAGTTGGAGAAAACCGGCTCCCCCCTGTCGGGGCAGTCCGAAGCCGGTCTGGACAGGCCCGGTCAGGATAAGTCTGGTCAAAATAAATCTGCTGCTGCGGATGCGATTAGCCCCTCGTCCCCCACCGCCAAGGATGAAAGTAAATCTACGCCAGCGGCTTCTGCAGGTGCGCCGGCCAAGACCAGCGCTTCCGTGCCTTCCTCCAGGCCAGACACCGGAAAAAGCAGCGGTGACGCTACCGCCGGTGCTTCCGGTAAATCCTCTATTGGCGGTGCGCCTCCGCCTTCGCGTAATACCGTCGCGCAAAGCGGGGGTAGCGGAGGTGGCAAGGCCGGCATCATCGCCTTGGTGCTGGTAATTCTGCTGGCAATCGGGGTGTTGCTCGCCGGCTGGTGGGGCTGGCAGCAGTTGAATCAGCGGCTGAGCCAGCAGCAGCAAAGTCTGGTCGACGCCGCGGATGGGACCGAGCTGGCGCAGCGCAACGCAGACACCCTGTCTTCCTTGCAGTCACAGCTAGACGACATGGCGAATCAGCGTCAGCAGGCGTTGAGCGATATACGTCAAGGCTTCGAAGACTATCGCGGTGAGGTCAATGACACCCTGGACAAGGTGCTTGAGGAGCTTTCCAAGGAGCAGGAGCCGGATGAGCGGGAATGGCTGCACGCGGAAGCCGCCTATCTGCTGCGCCTGGCCAATCAACGCCTGGAGCTGGAAGGCGACGTTCAGGGGTCGGCTGCTTTGCTGCGTACCGCAGACAAGCGTCTGCAAGAAGCGGACAATCCGGCGCTGACCGCGGTTCGCCGTGAGATTTCCTCCGAGCTGGCGGCGCTGGATTCCGTTCCCGAAATCGACCGCACGGGAATCTATCTGGCGCTGGACGCCCAGCAGGAGCAACTGGCCAAGCTGCCGCTCAAGCAGGACATCGATCAGATGCCAGCGCCGGAAGCCGAGGAGGCGCCGCCAACCGGCTCCTGGAAGCAGCAGCTTTCTCAATTCGGTAACGAGCTGAAGGATCTGGTGACCGTGCGGCGTCATGATGAAGCGTTGGAGGCCATGATCGCGCCGGATCAGGAAGGTTATTTGCGCCAAAATGTGCGATTGAAGCTGGAGCAGGCGCAGCTAGCGCTGCTCGACGAAAACGAGGAACTTTACGAAGCCAGCATCGAGAGTGCGATTACCTTGGTGAATCGTTATTACGCCACGGACAAGGATGCGGTCAGTTCCGCTCTCGAACGTTTGAACGAGCTGAAAGACAAGGCGGTTCGTCCCGAACTTCCGGATATCAGCGGCTCGCAGCAGGCCTTGTCGCGGTTCATCGAAAAACGATTTGAATCGCAGGGTAATCAAGGGCAGGCATCCCAAGCGGGCCAGGGAGATAAGCCATGA
- a CDS encoding heme biosynthesis HemY N-terminal domain-containing protein, whose product MRKLILLIVLGLAIGALFGQLMQTVPGYWLVRVGDRSFQTSFWFGLILLLAVFFILHFLLRVLARLRHPVGRLKLWNSRNRNRNAMRRTVRGLVAMSEGRWKRAEKSLVKAADDSSTPLVNYLSAALAAHYQGRYDQADTLLKRAHMSTQGADTAVGMMQAQLMLDRQQYEEAIATLTRLDKQLPDHPQVLKQLKQAYLSVNDWDGLRRLLPRLANQQLIADEERRELEQRAYRELILQAGRNPDDVERVRNLWADMPDHLRTNVELVVLYTEALVRGGEEGIAERLLRHTLKEHWDTRLVLRYGLLSVDPARQLVYAEKWLQERPNDPDLLLTLGRLSLRNAYWGKAQEYFESSQRQRPSGVVCAELARLYANLGEHNKSQLYYRQSVELLDKSLPALPQPSDDNR is encoded by the coding sequence ATGAGAAAGCTGATTCTGCTTATCGTCTTGGGTCTGGCGATTGGCGCTCTGTTCGGTCAGCTGATGCAGACCGTTCCCGGCTACTGGTTGGTGCGAGTCGGAGATCGGTCGTTCCAGACATCGTTCTGGTTTGGGTTGATTCTTCTGCTGGCGGTCTTCTTTATTCTGCATTTCTTGCTGCGCGTACTGGCTCGTCTGCGCCATCCGGTGGGTCGTCTCAAGCTGTGGAACAGCCGTAATCGCAATCGCAATGCCATGCGTCGTACCGTGCGCGGTCTGGTGGCAATGTCGGAAGGCCGCTGGAAACGCGCCGAGAAATCGCTTGTCAAGGCCGCGGACGATTCCAGTACGCCCTTGGTCAACTATTTATCCGCAGCGCTGGCAGCCCATTATCAGGGTCGCTACGACCAGGCGGATACCTTGCTCAAGCGTGCTCACATGAGTACTCAAGGGGCGGATACAGCAGTAGGCATGATGCAGGCGCAGCTGATGCTCGACCGCCAGCAGTACGAAGAGGCCATAGCGACCCTGACTCGCCTGGACAAGCAGCTGCCGGATCATCCGCAGGTGCTCAAGCAGCTCAAGCAGGCCTATCTCAGCGTCAACGATTGGGACGGTCTGCGCCGGCTACTGCCGCGGCTGGCCAACCAGCAGTTGATCGCTGACGAAGAGCGCCGCGAGCTGGAGCAGCGCGCCTATCGCGAACTGATTCTTCAGGCCGGGCGCAACCCGGATGACGTGGAGCGGGTGCGTAATCTCTGGGCGGATATGCCGGATCACCTGCGTACGAATGTGGAACTGGTAGTGCTATACACCGAGGCATTGGTGCGCGGTGGCGAGGAGGGCATTGCTGAACGTTTATTGCGTCATACGCTCAAGGAGCATTGGGATACGCGTCTGGTATTACGCTACGGGCTACTCAGCGTCGATCCGGCCCGCCAGCTGGTCTATGCGGAGAAGTGGCTTCAGGAGCGTCCCAACGATCCGGATCTGCTGTTGACTCTTGGTCGCTTGTCTCTACGTAATGCCTATTGGGGCAAGGCACAGGAATACTTCGAATCCAGCCAGCGTCAGCGCCCCAGCGGTGTGGTTTGCGCCGAGTTGGCCAGGCTTTACGCTAATCTGGGTGAACACAACAAGAGCCAGCTCTACTATCGCCAGAGTGTGGAGCTGCTCGACAAGTCACTGCCGGCGCTGCCGCAACCCAGCGACGATAACCGCTGA
- the ltrA gene encoding group II intron reverse transcriptase/maturase, translated as MSGAISDETGLPRRESEGAGRNLLEQAFARENMQRAWKRVKANKGSAGVDGLDIAQPAEYLRWTWPTVRQQLLDGSCRPQPVRRVGIPKPNGSERELGIPTVTDRLIQQALLQVLQPLIDPIFSEHRYGFRPGRRAHDAVLAAQRYVQQGRHIGVDVDLSKVFDRVNHDILIDRLRKRVNNRGVIRLVRAYLNAGIMEGGMVMDRHEGTPQGGPLSPLLANVLLDEGDRALERRGHCFARDADDCNVYVRSQQAGERVMLLLRRCYDKLRLVINEAKSAVTSGVGRKFLGYTLWQGPNGDVRRGVAAQALQAFKLRVRQLPRRSGGRSIEQGVEKLRSYLLGWKGYFKLSQTPPVSGARWMRGYAGA; from the coding sequence TTGTCGGGTGCGATCAGCGATGAAACAGGACTCCCGCGACGAGAATCGGAAGGCGCAGGGCGAAACCTGCTGGAGCAGGCGTTCGCACGAGAGAATATGCAACGGGCATGGAAGCGCGTAAAGGCCAACAAAGGGTCGGCGGGTGTTGACGGGCTGGACATTGCCCAGCCCGCTGAATACCTGCGATGGACGTGGCCGACGGTTCGCCAGCAACTGCTGGACGGATCCTGTCGGCCACAACCTGTTCGTCGGGTAGGCATCCCGAAACCGAACGGCAGTGAACGGGAACTGGGCATACCCACCGTCACCGACCGTCTGATTCAACAAGCACTGCTGCAAGTGCTGCAACCCCTGATTGATCCCATCTTCAGCGAGCACCGCTACGGCTTTCGCCCGGGTCGCCGAGCCCACGATGCCGTTCTGGCCGCACAGCGATATGTCCAGCAAGGCCGTCACATTGGGGTGGACGTGGATCTGTCGAAGGTCTTTGATCGCGTCAATCACGACATCCTGATCGACCGCCTGAGGAAGCGCGTAAACAACCGCGGAGTTATCCGGCTGGTTCGTGCGTATTTGAACGCGGGCATCATGGAGGGAGGCATGGTCATGGATCGGCACGAGGGCACGCCACAAGGCGGGCCGCTGTCACCGTTGTTGGCCAATGTCCTGCTGGACGAGGGGGATAGAGCGCTGGAACGCCGGGGACATTGCTTTGCCCGAGACGCCGATGACTGCAACGTTTACGTGCGCAGTCAGCAGGCAGGAGAGCGGGTGATGCTGTTGCTACGGCGCTGCTACGACAAACTGCGCTTGGTGATCAATGAAGCCAAGAGTGCAGTGACGAGCGGGGTTGGCCGCAAGTTCCTTGGCTATACGCTATGGCAGGGTCCGAACGGCGACGTTCGCCGCGGGGTCGCTGCGCAGGCGTTGCAAGCGTTCAAGCTGCGGGTCAGGCAACTGCCCCGACGGTCTGGAGGGCGCAGCATTGAGCAAGGGGTGGAGAAACTCCGGAGCTATCTACTGGGATGGAAAGGCTACTTCAAGCTGTCGCAGACCCCCCCCGTATCTGGCGCTCGCTGGATGCGTGGATACGCCGGCGCTTGA